The sequence below is a genomic window from Brevibacillus laterosporus.
GCGTGGAGTGTCCTACTGCTTGATCTGGCGATAGTAAAAGTATGATATGAAAAATGTTATGACTACTGTTCCTAATAGAATGACTAAAAGTGCCCAGACTTGAAGGAAAGAGGGTAAGAAGCTACATACGATTATGAGAATGCCTCCCAGAACAAATAGTCTGCCACCTACAAAGTGCGTTTTACGCCAGACTTCATCACTAGCTAACGTCCATGGAGTCCTAATTCCCACAAAATATGATGGCTTCATACGCGGCATCACATTTCCAATGAAGACAAACAATAACCCTACCAACATGTTAATAATCAAGCCGATGTCCAAATTGTAGCCAAGTCCATTTAAGATGACAATGCAGTGTATGACGAGCATAAATACAATGACTACATATCGAGTCATTAGGTACGTACTCTTTGCTTTAGTGTAGGTATCCTGACGTGGATCAAATTTTGGCAGAACATTCATCATGACATAGAGTAGGAGCATTAATAGCGGCCCGAAGCTAACGGCATACCATTTGGAATTATAGCCGTCCACTTCACCACTCGCGTTCCAATGCAGGGCTACTTCGGCGGGCAGATAAGGAAGACTACAGATGCTAATTAGAACGGTGATGCTAAAAATTAATAAGAAAAACCAATGTTTTTTCATTTTAATGCTCCTCCTCTGAAAAACGTAACATCCATTTCATTACATCTTGAAAAACGGTTGTATGAAGCGAGTACATGATGTGTTGACCCATTCGTTCATCCCGCACCAAGTCAGCTTGTTTTAGTAGATTGAGATGGTGGGAGATGCTCGGCTTTGTCATTTTAAAATGATCAGCAATTTCTCCGGCTGTCAGGTCTTTTTCACGTAGAAGATCAAGAATTTGGCGCCTGGTTGGGTCAGTTAAGGCTTTAAAAGTAATGTTTAATCCCATTCCTGATGCTGACATCCCTTCTATAATTCGATATTTA
It includes:
- a CDS encoding DUF1648 domain-containing protein, with the protein product MKKHWFFLLIFSITVLISICSLPYLPAEVALHWNASGEVDGYNSKWYAVSFGPLLMLLLYVMMNVLPKFDPRQDTYTKAKSTYLMTRYVVIVFMLVIHCIVILNGLGYNLDIGLIINMLVGLLFVFIGNVMPRMKPSYFVGIRTPWTLASDEVWRKTHFVGGRLFVLGGILIIVCSFLPSFLQVWALLVILLGTVVITFFISYFYYRQIKQ
- a CDS encoding ArsR family transcriptional regulator; the encoded protein is MGLNITFKALTDPTRRQILDLLREKDLTAGEIADHFKMTKPSISHHLNLLKQADLVRDERMGQHIMYSLHTTVFQDVMKWMLRFSEEEH